GGCGAACTCGACGGCCTTCCCTCGAAGACTAGCGtagttagctagctagcgaGCTAAAACTACGTACGCCTGGAGACGATTTTAAAAATAGCTATTACTCAGGCTATTTTCGCCGTAAGACCGACTATACGCTGTCGTCCAACGCTCTGTCTTGTTGTATTTATTTCCCTGATCGAAACACGAAAGGTACGTTTTCCAGCTGCAATAACCCAGAGGACGAAGATCCTTCTCATTTGGTTTCGGCCGCCGCCGGTACACAACTAACGGCCAACTGGGTGAATTTGAGGCTTTAtccggggggcggggcttgcgGGCCGCTGAGTGACAGCTGGAGCTCGGCAGCTGATTGGTCGCCCTGCTGTCAGCGAGGAGACGGAGCCGTCGGGACGTGTCGGGATGTGTCGGGATGTGTCGGGGCGGAGCTGTCTGTGTCGGAGCCCGCCATGGTCAGCTCATTCTGGGGGAACAACCATGTGTTCAACAGCCTGTTAattacagggttagggtttaccaaCATATCATCGGGGTGTTAaaatttttaaattattttaaagaaataacatcatgCTAAAGCTAAAATCTTTTAACTTTTGTCATCTTCAGGAAAACTGTAATCTTCTTTTTGCTCAGATATTGTTTTTGCTGGCTTCATCAAATGATTATTTCTGATATTAACATTGAAAATGCTACCGTTTTCCAAATAAAGATTCCGTCTCCGGGCAGCTGAAGGCTACAAAAAGCTGTTTATTCTCTTCATTGCACATCTGttgcatttttattcattcataaaGAAACAACTGCAAAAACGTATGGATTCGCTGTTATTTGGGTGCAAAATGTGatccataaataaaaacaattgcTTACTTTCTTCATTATCCCACACTGTATGGACAAAAAtttcaaataatttaaaaacacCGTTTTGTAAATCTAGCAAACTGAATGCAGATGCAAGACAACTTTCACATCGTTTGTGAGATTTAGTTTTTGAGCCAGTTTATTGTTTCCATCTGCTCCACCTGGTCACCATATTCTGACTGCGTCCATGCAGCCGAAGCCGTCTGCACACATTATTGGGTTCGAGCAGAGGCAAATGTGCTTCATCATTAATATGGTGGAATAACCATTGTAGCTCCTTCAAGGCACTGATGCAGGGCAGCAAGTCTTTGGAGGACTGCCGAGGGCCACTTGCAGTCTCTGGGCCCCTTCAGGTCCAAGTCTGAAGGTCAACCACTGTAAGGCTGGGTCACATCGTTGTACGAGTTTTCCGTCCACGATTTAACATCTGTTTGGCTATTTAGGAGGCTGGCATTGCCAGAGTGGTGTGATTGGTTGTCACCCTCAACCCTTTCAGGTGCCTCCACCCAGCTGCCACTTTCACCATTAACACTTTGTGGTTCTTTGTGCCCTGTTGAACCTGAAGTGCAGCTCCACGCAAGATCTCCACCGGGGCCGACATGATGGTGGTCGCCCCCCCGAGGTTCTACTGGTTGATGATTTGTCCCACAACAGGTCTcagtctcctcctgcagctcagtgggaTCAGGCACGGCAGGGGTGTCGTCTGTCTCCTGGGGCACCTCGTTGTCCTCATTCTGATGCTCGTCCTGGACAGGGAGGTCTGAGTCAGCAGTTGGAGCGCCACCCTGGCCTGGAAGGGTGGGACGAATGGCTTGGTGGCACATGGGGCACGTCTCTTGCACGTATAACCACTTGCGGAGGCAGTTGCCATGAAAGAAATGTCCACAGTATGTGATCACAGCAGAGCCCATGTCCTGTgagaaaagacacacaaaaacataacTTACTAGTCCCTCCTGGAACTGATAAAAGTGCAAATATTAACACAAATTCAAATCGGGACctgatcttttatttaaaaaagaaagctcCCAAAGAAGCAAACATGTAACCTCGATTATCAGGATCTGCTTTAAAGCTTAACACTGGAAAAACCTGGTGGAGCAGCAAGGAGACAAACTGCTGTGCTTcaccagggggcggggcctctcgCCAAGAGGCGGGGCATATCAGCGGGGGCGGGGCTTACATATCAAAACTGGAAAACCTCACTGTAAAGTACCTTGTAAGCACCTTTGTGCCTTTGCTGTCTAGTGCGTACAATTACAATTACAGCAGCGGTGGCAAAAAAGGGCCTCCTCTTTATCTAGTAAGCGCAATGTTCTAGTCATTCAAGCATTTTGCGTGAATCATATCTTGATTCAGATCCATCTTAAACATCAGCCCATTCATGTCAGTGTTCTGTAAAATCTGACTAATCTGAGTTTCTGCTGCTGGTACCTGTCTACCACATAGTCTCGCTCACCTGAAAACAGATGGAACAGACGtcattgtgctgctgcagctggtgggcTGTGGCTCGGGGGAGGGAGTTGATCTTCttagctgcttcctgtctgagcagGAAGCTCTTCCAGCCGGACTGAGCACGTAGCCACACGTTGAAGTAGGAGTGGATGATGATGACGGAAGCGCCCATCCAGCTCCATTCACCAAACAGGGACTCCCAGGCTCCGTAGGCCACCACACAGAGCGCCACCAGGAACTCGAGCACCCTGCTGACGGCGTTTACCCAGTAGATCACCTCGTCCAAGCTTTCGATCGGGTCGGTGCGGAACAGTTCCACCATGAAGAGTGAGTAGATCAGCATAGTGCCTGTAACCTGGGGGGGAAGCAAACCTTTTCATCGACTCGGGAGGACCACAGCATGTTGATGTTGCTCTCACTATTTCAGAACAAGAGAATTAGAATGAGTAAGACTCAGAAAATTCTAATTTACTTCTAAAGGAAATCCCTTTGATGCTTTTACACTCAATAACATTTTACTTATATTACGTCCTCAAACTTTTCCAGCTTCCTTCAAAGTCTGAAAAAGAGGTTCTTACCTGAAGGGAAGTCAGCATGCAGCTAGAAACCAGTATCAGGAGCCAGAAGTCCATGTGGAAGAACTGGGAGATTTTATAAGCCATAAACACAGGAAAAACCAGCAGAAGGAGACACATGCTGAGGCCTCGGAAGTGTTTCCACACACTCCTGAAAGCAGAAACTAATGTTGAGTAAAATAAGAGCGAGGTGAATAAAAGCTCTCTCAGGAACTCCACCTTGAGTTTTACTGAAAGTTTAAAAAGCCCGTTACCTGTTTCGGGACGCACCCAGCGCCAAGAGGACAGGATCGGTTATTTCGATCATTGACTGCAGAGTTGAAGTCACcacgatgaagaggatgatacTGAGGAGGAAGGTGCGCTGCAGCGCCTGCATGTCCAGCAGGCCCGTCTGGAGGGCgagcagcagcaacgtgacGCCTTCGGTCATACCTCTGAGGACAAGGACAGAACAGTCCAGCAGTGTTAGctgtgaaaggtcaaaggtcacgaccGTTTAGAAGAAAGCATGCTCCATAAACTCCATCACATAGTTTGCACCTCCCAATGTTTATTTTCTACACAATAAAATTACCGTTTAGCCCCCGTAATGGCAGTAAAACGCTCACTGCGACGTAAACACATAAAATACAGCATTTCTTGTCATTCCATGGGATTCAGTGCGGGTTTgggcgccacctagtggacaaCAGCACTTTTCAAAGGGAAATTCCCCTTAGGAAAACTCCCTTTGCTTTGGAGTTGGTTTCACCCTCAGAGTTGAAATGGAGCTGTtgggtttttggttttcttcagaAAATTCTCTTTAACGCTGTGTAGCAAGTAGAAAGCTGAGGAACCTCGAGAATTACAGGGAAAACAGGTCAAATGAACAAAAAGTGCTAGATGACTGGGCACAAAGGGGTGAAACGGTGGCATTCTAACAGTGTacgtgtctcacctgtgcaTGACATTTTCATTCTGAACAGCTGCATAGCCTCCCAGGTAGAACTTGCATAGGTTGAGCAGTCCGAGAGCAAGATAGGACACCACGAAGGTCAGGCCCAAGAGAGAGTAGGGGGTGGCACAACACTCAGAGACACTGGGGTTCAAGGGGAGAAAGTGAATCTATAAAGAGATCAATGCATCCAGCAGAGGTGGTGTGAAAAGCACCCACCAACACCTACAGTGGACATCGCACCTTGTGAGCAGGAAGAACAGAATTCCCTGATGGCCTAGCGAGGCATTTCCATCCATGGTGTCTGAGCACAGCTGCACAATGAACAGAACGAACCAGAAGACGCTGAAGAGCACTGGGACGGCAAATTGGTTCCACAGAGAGATTCCCACTGCAAGAAGTCTGTACAACTCAAACACCTGAAAGAAGCCACAAACACAACGTACGTGTTGGAGAAAACCGAAAATAAACTCGAACGGACTCCAAACACTCAAAGAAGTGACTTTCCAGAGAAGAGTACCTCCATGTGCACAAGCTGGGCATACGCCGCCCTCGCCAGACGATAGGGCAGGAAGAGATGTGAGAGCAGGAACACTGTGGTTCCTGCTCCCGTTAGGCCCATGGAGAAGGTGTTGACCGTTAACAGGGTGGCAGGAGGAACGGCGCAAAacctggccagcagggggaggatgTGCGCGGAGAACAGCCACACCTTCCTGGTCTTCATGAGGAAGGCACACAGCGTGCTGAGAATAATCTGACCTGCACACCAACGTGACAAGGTCAGACCTTTCTGGTGTGTCCTGTGGCAACGCTTCATCAAAGTGAAGCAACTGGAACAGAATAAACTTTAACAACTGATGATGTTGATTAGAAGCCATCAGGTTTCCACGTTTCTAAGCTTTGAGCAGTTCGAGTCCCAGCGAGATGAACAGCCGGAGGCTCCGACCACATGAGCTTTACACGACGGGCTCCCAGACTGTCTCCTTAAATGGGACTGATTCCAGATATTTCTCAGAcatttctaaccctaacctcgcTCATCCTACAGCTGCCTCACTTTGAACTGCTGCTAGTTTCATTTCTGACATGTGATGCTGATGTTcagagaacaggaagagcagaaaatAGATGCAAATTTCATCTCAAGTCccttcacactcacacatgacAACAAGCTGAACAGGTTATGATCCAGTCCCACCTACAACTGGGAAAACTGGGAAATCATTCTCCATGGAGATATTCAGACAAGCTGGGGTTAACGTTTGCTTCAACGCTGGGGTGGAAATGCTCAGAATTATAACCGACATGTTCAAAGGATGCAGCTCTGCCACTGCCGACTCGTTCAGGGGAAGGTTTGAGCTCCAGACTCACTGGTCATTGCAGAAACAAATCTGTTGAAGGCCAGAGAATCGAGGTACACCGGTCCTTCATAACCATACTGCAGCTCCTCACGCACATAATCCCTGTAAGATAAGCAGAAAACATGTATCCTAAGTTTAGAGTGTTGGTACCAGACCCGAGGCCTGAACAGCACACAGCACCAGTGagtgagcaggaccagactggGTGGTTTCTAAGAGGTCCGGCCATCCGCAACAGCTCAGTCTTTAATAAAAGACGtttattaaagaagaaaaagaaggaaaggctAAGCTAGCTCAGGCCTCTCACTGGAGTATTTGCATGGTTTCCTTAAAGTGGTCCAGGTTCCTCCCACAGTCAAACaacatgcacattaggttgACTGGAGATGTTAAACCATTAGACAGCCCCCAGTCCTGAGGAGACTTCCACCCTTCTTTCATTTGGCTCCATGCAAATAAACCGTGGACGGCCTGGTTTTTCCACAACAGTAGTGGTGCTTAAAGGTGCTTAAAAGACTCAATGACagaggaaggagcagcaggCGGCAAATGAGACAAGTGATCTGAGCACAAAGAGTCTGGAGACCTAGTAATCCTGGTGTCAGTAGCAGTAACCAAATGAGGGCAACTTACTTGGAAATCTGATGCCCCATGTAGAGCAGAAGGGCAGCAAGGACGTGAAGGTAAAGCGTCACAATGTGTCTGAGCGGGAGGGTCAACACGACCACGTTCACCAGGTGACCTGaaacagaaagttacacttcaCCTGTTGGCTCACGAACGCGCTCACGGCACCCACGAGACTGAACACTATTTCTGAGGAGCAAACCAGATCAAACCTGTTCTGCAAGAAGACACAGGCAACATGTCCTGCATCAAACAGTGTTAGAATAATGTACATTTGCTTTTAGAGCCTACCTTTAATTCTACCATTTGTCTAATGAATTTAGTTCTACTGAATAGATATTGTTTTGAGATAACCATTAGTTTCGATCTGATCTGATTCAAACTGAATTGACAGATTTCTAGTCTCTTGATTCTGATATTTTAAGGTCTAACAGACTGAAGAAGCATGGCTGGAGGCAGGGTAGTGGTGTGAAGAGTGATTAATCCCGACAAATGAACAGGCGTGCTTGAGGTTTTCAGCTCATCCTGAAACTAATCTGAGCTCTTCTGGAGCAGATTTAGCCCAAACTGAGAGCTCAGGTTTTGGATTAACAACCCCGAACCATGACAGCGTGCATCCAGACACAGACGACTTCTCTTTGAAAGAAACTAGTGATGAGGAAACCGACGGAAACACACCACAGCTCTGATTCTGGGGGCACGTGTGAACACTCACCTATGTAGTACAGGTTCCAGATCAGGTATTTGTACTTGAAGAGCATGTCTTCGTTCTTGGCTTTGAGGCGATCAGTCAAACCCTCAATGTCACATTTGTAGAGCAGGTCCAGCACCAGGATGCTGGGCACCCTGAGGGCAACGTTGGCCACTTCCTCCAGACGGGGCATCTtcggctttgatgctttgatgggAGCTCCGCTCGGCTGTCACGTGCTCACTGTTTTTCGCCTCATCTGAAAATTCAACACGAACTCGGGTGATTAAGCTACCCGGGCCGCCATTTAGCTGCTCGTCCACGAGCTGGCGTCCGAGTTAAGGCATCGCCTAGTAAGAGGCTGGTTTGAGATCCCGTGCCCGGGTCGAGGCAGGGCAAGACCCGGGAGGAGCAGCGAGAGACGGTGGACTCACCGTGCGGAGGGACGCACGCAGGCCGGCGGGCGCAGCtagcagctgctgcctgttagCTTCCACAGCGAACAGCAACATGTTTCATGTCGCGACGCGCCAGTTTCTCGGTTCATTCGGTGGCCACCTTTCGAGGAAAGCTAGAAAGAGTCCTTGTAAGGAATCAGAAGGAAATGTTAGTTAAGTTAAAGGCTAGAAGGGCATCAAAATGAGCCCAATGCAATGTTATGATTCACTCTCGCGGCCATTTCCGGTCACGTGCCGCGCGAATTTGCACCAATCAGCATCAAGTATCCTCgatttcaaattaaaagtaTATTTTAGGACGAGGGAGAATTAATCTAATTTTTGAGATTCTATCATAAACATAACGCACAGAACAAACTTAAGTCCAGATTGAGACAATGTCTCGTTGTCCTGTTGCACCTCTCAGAAGGACATGACTCTTGGACTTGAGTCTTGGACTTCCTTTCTGTGGTAATCCTGTTGTCTTCCCGCACATCCCATGTCAGCACTCAGGACTAAGTAAACACGTCTGGGCTTTACTTGAGGCCATCTTGCATTGCTACGTTATTACTTTTACCAGCTGGCAACGTGAGGGGAGCTCACATCTCGGGAACAtctaaaaacacaccaaaaacgCTCATTGTAGCTGGTTATTATGTTCACATTCACGAGGTTGACCTTGCTTGAGTTTCTGCTTTGGGAACACAGTAAAATGGAGGCAACCTGTTCCATCGGAAGGTCGGTGAATCCCGGAGAGATTGTGTCCAAATCCAGAGCAGAGAGATTTGCAGCTTTCGGGTCATAGTTGTACCTGTTGTAAAGGATATCCTGGCAGGTGGCGTCAGAGCGACCGTTTAACCTGAACCACAGGATGCACCTGTCACATGTTCAAGCTAAGTGGGAACTCTCcaagacaccaggagaacagaCACTAAATATCAAGTCTCAATCCAATCAAGCACATTTGTGGCACAAATCAGAGATTCTGAACAAAATCCAATTATTGTTGCTCCGAATGGACATTTTTCTAAAACTGTCAGCAGTTCTCTTCAAAAGAAAGCTACATTGCATTAAGTTCCAGTATGTGGGTCTAAACACACTTTTTCCATGGTACCGAGGGAGGATTtttgagagggagggaggggaggtggcattgaggacagggaggagggatgTGGATGGATTTCTGGCCCTCTTGGATCTACATAAGCTGCTCCAGGAGGGTTTTCTCTCTACTCTGCAGCAGTAGACAAAGAAGATGGACAAGTCCTGCTTTTTGGCTGCAGTGCTCCTCCTTGGAGGGTTTGTGGACACGGCGTTGATGGTCGACGCCTCGACGGAGAGCTTTTTAACCTTGACCACCGTGACGACCGCCGCCACAGCCGAGGCTGTGACGGCGCAGCACGAGACAGACGCGCCGACTCCGACGGCGGCTCCCAGTAAATcgaccagcagcagcggcagagcCAAGCAGCAGGAcagcacagaggaggacagcGGAGAAGATGAGAAGACTCAGCTGGGTAAGGAGGGTTTGACATGGTTCATCCTTTTAAATCCACATTCAACTCAGTTTTCATGCGTCTTATCATGGAAGCCTGTTGCTGCAGGAGAACCAGGGCTTGTTCGGAAAAGTCCCCGTTCTTCTCTGCAGCCTTTATGGTCTTCACATTAGATCAAAATCACTGGATGAAGGTGCTGTTATTTgtctctgctccacagacaacacgAAACGCATTCCTCACgagagattgtgtgtgtttgagatcCAGGAGCCGGCGTGAGATGCAGAACCCAGGGCTGAAAACGAGGCTATTTCTTCATTTCCCCCTGAAAATTTAACCCTTAACACTCCTGACAAACACTCGCCAGTCTTCACTTTCTTTGGTTCTCAAGATGCGGCTGTGAACATAAAACACAACCTTTGACCTGGTCCTGCCCACATGAGGGGTGTTTGGGGTTAATGGGCCGTCCCGGCCTCTTCCCAGCAGAACAGTCTGCAGCTGGAACTCTTGGCTCTGGAGCTTTGGGCTTGGATTACACCCAACGCCTGCTCACATTCTGCAGTGTTTGAAAAGGGGCCTCCAAAACCCCCCTGAACTTATAGGAGCGATTCCAAATAACTTGAACTGTTATTACGCCAGACGTGTATTTGTTTTGCTTACTCAGAGAAACCGAGTGATgcgtctccagctcctccagacaAGCACAGACATGAAACCAGAGAAGATTCGATCTGAGTTATTTGTCTTTTGCTTCCAGAGTGTCCTCCCCTCGGCCTGGAGTCTCTGCGGGTCGATGACAGCCAGATTCAAGCCTCCTCCTACCAGCGG
Above is a genomic segment from Takifugu rubripes chromosome 2, fTakRub1.2, whole genome shotgun sequence containing:
- the LOC101062733 gene encoding RING finger protein 145: MPRLEEVANVALRVPSILVLDLLYKCDIEGLTDRLKAKNEDMLFKYKYLIWNLYYIGHLVNVVVLTLPLRHIVTLYLHVLAALLLYMGHQISKDYVREELQYGYEGPVYLDSLAFNRFVSAMTSQIILSTLCAFLMKTRKVWLFSAHILPLLARFCAVPPATLLTVNTFSMGLTGAGTTVFLLSHLFLPYRLARAAYAQLVHMEVFELYRLLAVGISLWNQFAVPVLFSVFWFVLFIVQLCSDTMDGNASLGHQGILFFLLTSVSECCATPYSLLGLTFVVSYLALGLLNLCKFYLGGYAAVQNENVMHRGMTEGVTLLLLALQTGLLDMQALQRTFLLSIILFIVVTSTLQSMIEITDPVLLALGASRNRSVWKHFRGLSMCLLLLVFPVFMAYKISQFFHMDFWLLILVSSCMLTSLQVTGTMLIYSLFMVELFRTDPIESLDEVIYWVNAVSRVLEFLVALCVVAYGAWESLFGEWSWMGASVIIIHSYFNVWLRAQSGWKSFLLRQEAAKKINSLPRATAHQLQQHNDVCSICFQDMGSAVITYCGHFFHGNCLRKWLYVQETCPMCHQAIRPTLPGQGGAPTADSDLPVQDEHQNEDNEVPQETDDTPAVPDPTELQEETETCCGTNHQPVEPRGGDHHHVGPGGDLAWSCTSGSTGHKEPQSVNGESGSWVEAPERVEGDNQSHHSGNASLLNSQTDVKSWTENSYNDVTQPYSG